One Nocardioides dongkuii genomic window, GGAAGGAGACCGCCTGCCCGACCAGCACGGCGACCGTCGTCTGCACGGCGAACGCCAGGCCGACGCCGAGCCAGACCAGCACCGGGCGGTAGCGGGTCGCGAGCACCAGCGTCGCGAGGAACGTCTTGTCGGGCAGCTCGACGAGGAAGATCGCCCCGAAGGTGAGGGCGACCGCGGCGAGGTCGATCATGCGTGCTCCGTCCGGTACGCCGCGCGCGCGTCCGCCAGCACGTCGCCGACGGGGCGACCGAGGGCGGCGGCGGCGCGGGCCACGTCGTCGTACTCCGGCTGGGCGGTGACCACCCGGCCGTCGTGGCGGGCCACCTTCACCGCCACCGCCTGGCCGGCGATGGTCACGGTGACCATCTCACGCGCCAGGGCGCGCTTGGTGACGAGGTGCTCGCGCAGCCCGATCGTCGTGGTCTCCCGGAACACCACGTCGCGCACGGCGGCCGCCCGCGACGGGACCACCAGCACGTGCAGCGTGTGTGCGGGGCGGCCCTTCTTCATGAGGATGGGCGTCAGCCAGGCGTCCGCCGCCCCCGCGGCGAGGAGCGCGTCGAGCACCGCCGGCCACAGCCGCGGGTCGAGGTCGTCGACGTTGGCCTCGATCACCAGCTCCTCGGTGGTGGCACCCTCCGCGGCGCCCACGAGCAGCCGCAGCACGTTGGCGTGCCCCTCGGGGTCGCGGCCGCCGGCGCCGACGCCGACCTCGCGGGTGACCATCAGTGGCTGCGGTCCCCACGCGGTCGCGACCGTGGTGAGCAGCGCCGCGCCGGTGGGGGTGCACAGCTCCATCGCGGGCGCGCCCTCCGGGCCGGCGTACGACGGGACGCCGCGCAGCAGCTCCGCGACGGCCGGCGGCGGCACCGGCAGCACGCCATGCGCCGCGCGGACCGACCCGGACCCGACCGCGACCGGGCTCACCACGACCGAGGCGGCGTCGAGGTGCACCAGCCCGGCGGCGACGCCCACGACGTCCGCGATCGCGTCGAGCGCGCCGACCTCGTGGAAGTGCACGTCCTCGGGGGGTACGCCGTGCACCGCGCCCTCCGCGGTCGCGAGCCGTGCGAAGACCCGCTCGGCCAGGGTGCGCACCGCGTCGTCCAGCGGTGCCGCGGCGAGCAGCGCGCTCACCTCGCGCCAGGTGCGGTGCTGGTGCGACTCGGGGACGTCCACGTGGCAGCGCGTCGCCGCGAGACCGCCGCGGGTCACCTGCTCGACCGCGAGCGCGACCGGCTCGGGGGAGACCGCGTCCACGGCGGACTGCAGCACCTCGAGGGGTACGCCGGCGCCGAGCAGCGCGCCGAGGAGCATGTCGCCGCTGGCCCCGGAGGACGCGTCGACCCAGAGGGTCCCGCTCATCGGGCGGTCTGCCGGGCGACGCGGGCGGCGAACACGCCCGCGCCGTACCCGTTGTCGATGTTGACCACCGTGACGCCGGGCGCGCACGAGTTGAGCATCCCGAGCAG contains:
- the larC gene encoding nickel pincer cofactor biosynthesis protein LarC; protein product: MSGTLWVDASSGASGDMLLGALLGAGVPLEVLQSAVDAVSPEPVALAVEQVTRGGLAATRCHVDVPESHQHRTWREVSALLAAAPLDDAVRTLAERVFARLATAEGAVHGVPPEDVHFHEVGALDAIADVVGVAAGLVHLDAASVVVSPVAVGSGSVRAAHGVLPVPPPAVAELLRGVPSYAGPEGAPAMELCTPTGAALLTTVATAWGPQPLMVTREVGVGAGGRDPEGHANVLRLLVGAAEGATTEELVIEANVDDLDPRLWPAVLDALLAAGAADAWLTPILMKKGRPAHTLHVLVVPSRAAAVRDVVFRETTTIGLREHLVTKRALAREMVTVTIAGQAVAVKVARHDGRVVTAQPEYDDVARAAAALGRPVGDVLADARAAYRTEHA